From one Nocardioides scoriae genomic stretch:
- a CDS encoding amidohydrolase, with protein sequence MPATQPDLVLRRTRLVPIGPGAAAPSGPVDVRLSGGRVAEVGEHLDRPRGTEELDADGRWLTPGLWDQHVHLGQWALASQRLDLTLTRSRQQVLDQVTQHLHDIDELPIVGWGHRPATWSEPPTTEVLDELAGDRPVVLIAGDGHHAWLNRAAMRALSLPEREGMVSESEWFATYPRLVDLVGTDGTAPEAYVHVMHEAAKRGVTGLVDLEFDQAFSAWPGRVSSGAGLLRVRVGAYVDTLDEFAAAGMRTGQLLPDCGDLVTMGPLKIISDGSLNTRTAWCCSAYAGGGHGAANISAEGLRAALDHARRSELEVAVHAIGDAAVGQALDAFAATGVRGSVEHAQLVRREDSRRMAALGVRASVQPAHLLDDRALTEVLWPDRTERCFALRWFVDDGVEVVLGSDAPVAPLDPWLAIAAAVHRGAGDDDPWHPEQSLTAAEALAASTDGRGTVAVGDLADLALLDTDPLPSGTPRDQAAQLTGIRSDATWVAGRLVHGSL encoded by the coding sequence GTGCCCGCGACCCAGCCCGACCTCGTCCTGCGCCGGACCCGGCTGGTGCCGATCGGGCCGGGCGCCGCCGCCCCGTCCGGTCCCGTCGACGTCCGCCTCTCCGGGGGCCGCGTGGCCGAGGTCGGCGAGCACCTGGACCGCCCCCGGGGCACCGAGGAGCTCGACGCCGACGGCCGCTGGCTGACCCCCGGCCTGTGGGACCAGCACGTCCACCTGGGCCAGTGGGCGCTCGCCTCCCAGCGGCTCGACCTGACCCTGACCCGGTCGCGCCAGCAGGTGCTCGACCAGGTCACCCAGCACCTCCACGACATCGACGAGCTGCCGATCGTCGGGTGGGGCCACCGGCCCGCGACCTGGAGCGAGCCGCCGACGACCGAGGTCCTCGACGAGCTGGCCGGCGACCGGCCGGTCGTGCTGATCGCCGGCGACGGCCACCACGCCTGGCTCAACCGGGCCGCGATGCGGGCGCTGTCGCTGCCCGAGCGCGAGGGCATGGTGAGCGAGAGCGAGTGGTTCGCGACGTACCCCCGCCTGGTCGACCTCGTCGGCACCGACGGCACCGCGCCCGAGGCCTACGTGCACGTGATGCACGAGGCGGCCAAGCGCGGCGTCACCGGCCTGGTCGACCTGGAGTTCGACCAGGCGTTCAGCGCCTGGCCCGGGCGCGTCTCGAGCGGCGCGGGGCTGCTGCGGGTGCGGGTGGGGGCCTACGTCGACACGCTCGACGAGTTCGCCGCCGCCGGCATGCGCACCGGCCAGCTGCTGCCCGACTGCGGTGACCTGGTGACGATGGGGCCGCTGAAGATCATCTCCGACGGGTCGCTCAACACCCGCACGGCCTGGTGCTGCTCGGCGTACGCCGGGGGCGGTCACGGGGCCGCCAACATCTCGGCCGAGGGCCTGCGCGCCGCGCTCGACCACGCGCGTCGCAGCGAGCTCGAGGTCGCGGTCCACGCCATCGGCGACGCGGCGGTCGGTCAGGCGCTGGACGCCTTCGCCGCGACCGGCGTCCGCGGCTCGGTCGAGCACGCCCAGCTGGTCCGCCGCGAGGACTCGCGCCGGATGGCGGCGCTCGGCGTGCGCGCCAGCGTGCAGCCCGCCCACCTGCTCGACGACCGCGCGCTCACCGAGGTGCTGTGGCCCGACCGCACCGAGCGCTGCTTCGCGCTGCGCTGGTTCGTCGACGACGGCGTGGAGGTCGTGCTCGGCAGCGACGCCCCCGTGGCCCCGCTCGACCCGTGGCTGGCGATCGCGGCCGCGGTGCACCGCGGCGCCGGCGACGACGACCCCTGGCACCCCGAGCAGTCGCTCACCGCGGCCGAGGCGCTGGCGGCCAGCACCGACGGCCGCGGCACGGTCGCGGTCGGCGACCTCGCCGACCTCGCCCTGCTCGACACCGACCCGCTGCCCAGCGGCACCCCGCGGGACCAGGCTGCGCAGCTGACCGGCATCCGCTCCGACGCCACCTGGGTCGCGGGCCGGCTGGTGCACGGCTCGCTCTAG
- a CDS encoding PucR family transcriptional regulator, translated as MARKASLHLGKRTVTELRRTLPDVAERTIAAITEEVPSYSDALTGSMGQTISTAVELALGGFLSLAERSRGAEQSPTATAVDGAYQLGRGEARSGRSVDALLQAYRIGARVSWRELSTAAVRSGVDAETVGRFAELVFAYIDELSAASVAGHNDELETTGRVRQRLLERLAAQLLSGADDEVVAATAAQADWPWPETLTVVLVPESQVRAVLPSLPAETVHSGEPLSAGGESDLAALLVPDVHGHRRTSLLRALEHRAAVVGPARPTTAVRASLERALRVRALELGPDTEAHLTELVLGADPDALADLRAQALAPLADRGASSTEKLVETLRSWLLHHGRRDAVAADLFVHPQTVRYRMSQLREAYGERLDDPRAVLELTVALGTLDVAGRATDDDAAPEAGTAG; from the coding sequence ATGGCCCGAAAAGCCTCGTTGCACCTCGGCAAGCGCACCGTCACCGAGCTGCGCAGGACGCTGCCCGACGTCGCGGAGCGCACCATCGCCGCGATCACGGAGGAGGTGCCGAGCTACTCCGATGCTCTCACCGGGTCGATGGGGCAGACCATCAGCACCGCGGTCGAGCTCGCGCTGGGCGGCTTCCTCTCGCTGGCCGAGCGCTCGCGCGGCGCGGAGCAGTCGCCGACGGCCACGGCGGTCGACGGGGCCTACCAGCTCGGCCGGGGCGAGGCCCGCAGCGGCCGCTCGGTCGACGCGCTGCTGCAGGCCTACCGGATCGGGGCGCGGGTCTCGTGGCGCGAGCTGTCGACGGCGGCGGTCCGCTCGGGCGTCGACGCCGAGACCGTGGGGCGCTTCGCCGAGCTGGTCTTCGCCTACATCGACGAGCTGTCGGCGGCGAGCGTGGCGGGCCACAACGACGAGCTCGAGACCACCGGTCGGGTGCGGCAGCGGCTCCTGGAGCGGCTCGCCGCCCAGCTGCTCTCCGGCGCCGACGACGAGGTGGTGGCGGCGACCGCCGCCCAGGCCGACTGGCCGTGGCCCGAGACGCTGACGGTGGTGCTGGTGCCCGAGTCGCAGGTCCGGGCGGTGCTGCCGTCGCTGCCCGCCGAGACGGTCCACTCGGGCGAGCCGCTGTCCGCGGGCGGCGAGAGCGACCTGGCGGCGCTGCTGGTGCCCGACGTGCACGGCCACCGCCGCACCTCGCTGCTGCGGGCGCTCGAGCACCGGGCGGCCGTGGTGGGCCCGGCGCGCCCGACCACCGCCGTGCGCGCCTCGCTGGAGCGGGCGCTGCGCGTGCGCGCGCTGGAGCTCGGCCCCGACACCGAGGCCCACCTGACCGAGCTGGTGCTGGGGGCCGACCCCGACGCCCTGGCCGACCTGCGCGCGCAGGCCCTGGCGCCGCTCGCCGACCGGGGCGCCAGCAGCACCGAGAAGCTCGTCGAGACGCTGCGCTCGTGGCTGCTGCACCACGGCCGCCGCGACGCCGTGGCCGCCGACCTGTTCGTCCACCCCCAGACCGTGCGCTACCGGATGTCGCAGCTGCGCGAGGCCTACGGGGAGCGGCTCGACGACCCGCGCGCGGTGCTCGAGCTGACGGTGGCGCTCGGCACCCTCGACGTCGCGGGCCGGGCGACCGACGACGACGCGGCCCCCGAGGCGGGCACGGCCGGCTAG
- a CDS encoding mycothione reductase, with translation MTHYDLAVIGTGSGNSIVDERFAGRRVAIFEENRFGGTCLNVGCIPTKMFVYPADVARSARESDHLGLDTSYAGARWPEIRDRVFGRVDAIERGGRDYRKGLDGVDVFESHVSFVDDHTLVTSTEDGGTGEQVTADQVVIAAGSRVLVADIPGLEDVPFHTSDTVMRLEELPRRMVVVGGGYVAAEFAHVFSSLGTHVTQVQRGPRLLMAHDQDVSRAFTEAATRQWDVRLDATTTGVARRGDGVVVTLSDGTEVAADVLLVATGRVPNADRLGLEHTGIEVRDGIVVVDEHQRTTVEGVWALGDVSNTHQLKHVANHEARIVQHNLLHPDDLRANTLGPVPSAVFTHPQIASVGLREEDAVDQGLAHRVVRQDYGDVAYGWAMDSQPGEAFLKLVVSADGQTILGAHALGAQASILLQPLVQAMSLGLSPEQVARGQYWIHPSLAEVVENALLGVVS, from the coding sequence GTGACCCACTACGACCTCGCCGTGATCGGCACGGGATCCGGCAACTCCATCGTCGACGAGCGGTTCGCCGGGCGGCGCGTGGCCATCTTCGAGGAGAACCGCTTCGGCGGCACCTGCCTCAACGTCGGGTGCATCCCGACCAAGATGTTCGTCTACCCCGCCGACGTCGCCCGGTCGGCCCGCGAGAGCGACCACCTCGGCCTCGACACGTCGTACGCCGGGGCGCGCTGGCCCGAGATCCGCGACCGGGTCTTCGGCCGGGTCGACGCCATCGAGCGCGGGGGCCGCGACTACCGCAAGGGCCTCGACGGGGTGGACGTCTTCGAGTCGCACGTGAGCTTCGTCGACGACCACACGCTGGTCACCTCGACCGAGGACGGCGGGACCGGCGAGCAGGTGACGGCCGACCAGGTCGTGATCGCCGCGGGCAGCCGGGTGCTGGTCGCCGACATCCCCGGCCTCGAGGACGTCCCCTTCCACACCAGCGACACCGTGATGCGGCTCGAGGAGCTGCCCCGGCGGATGGTGGTCGTGGGCGGCGGCTACGTCGCGGCGGAGTTCGCCCACGTCTTCAGCTCGCTCGGCACCCACGTCACCCAGGTGCAGCGCGGGCCCCGGCTGCTGATGGCCCACGACCAGGACGTGTCCCGCGCCTTCACCGAGGCCGCGACCCGGCAGTGGGACGTGCGCCTCGACGCCACCACCACGGGCGTCGCCCGGCGCGGCGACGGCGTCGTCGTCACCCTCTCCGACGGCACCGAGGTCGCCGCCGACGTGCTGCTCGTGGCCACCGGCCGGGTGCCCAACGCCGACCGGCTCGGGCTGGAGCACACGGGCATCGAGGTGCGCGACGGGATCGTCGTGGTCGACGAGCACCAGCGCACCACCGTCGAGGGCGTCTGGGCCCTCGGTGACGTCAGCAACACCCACCAGCTCAAGCACGTCGCCAACCACGAGGCGCGGATCGTGCAGCACAACCTGCTGCACCCCGACGACCTGCGCGCCAACACCCTCGGACCGGTGCCGAGCGCGGTCTTCACCCACCCGCAGATCGCCAGCGTCGGGCTGCGCGAGGAGGACGCCGTCGACCAGGGCCTCGCGCACCGCGTGGTGCGCCAGGACTACGGCGACGTCGCCTACGGCTGGGCCATGGACAGCCAGCCCGGCGAGGCCTTCCTCAAGCTCGTGGTCTCGGCCGACGGGCAGACCATCCTCGGGGCCCACGCCCTCGGTGCCCAGGCGAGCATCCTGCTCCAGCCGCTGGTGCAGGCGATGAGCCTGGGGCTGTCCCCCGAGCAGGTCGCGCGGGGGCAGTACTGGATCCACCCGTCGCTCGCCGAGGTGGTCGAGAACGCGCTGCTGGGCGTCGTGTCGTGA
- a CDS encoding FluC/FEX family fluoride channel — protein MSVTAGARPAPSPRPPLAGLVAASAGGAIGALARWLLTLAAPTPTGHFPTTVLLVNVVGAGLLAAVPLVPAARHRPWVAVFLGTGVLGGFTTMSTASTDTLVLLDGGHPGLAAAYCLGTLGGALLAVLAVRRLVTAADDARARDEGGDP, from the coding sequence GTGAGCGTCACCGCAGGCGCGCGCCCCGCCCCCTCCCCGCGCCCGCCCCTCGCCGGCCTGGTCGCAGCCTCGGCCGGTGGCGCGATCGGGGCCCTGGCCCGGTGGCTGCTGACCCTGGCCGCGCCCACCCCGACCGGCCACTTCCCGACCACCGTGCTGCTGGTCAACGTCGTGGGCGCCGGTCTGCTGGCCGCCGTGCCGCTCGTCCCGGCCGCCCGACACCGACCCTGGGTCGCGGTCTTCCTCGGCACCGGCGTGCTCGGTGGCTTCACCACGATGTCGACCGCCTCGACCGACACGCTGGTGCTCCTCGACGGCGGTCACCCGGGCCTCGCCGCGGCGTACTGCCTCGGGACGCTGGGCGGCGCGCTGCTCGCGGTGCTCGCGGTGCGCCGCCTGGTCACGGCGGCCGACGACGCCCGGGCGCGCGACGAGGGCGGCGACCCGTGA
- a CDS encoding ATP-binding protein: MSAHRSEDGLPLTKRSLVLPASPPSVKLARSWVSRVLTEIGRHDLVDSAALGVSELVTNALIHSQPPLSIRIRGTVDHPRIEVVDSSPVPPQRAPIAPDPEDVDDFNVTTFGRGLDLVAMMSARWGSDLAHDGRGKSVWFEPGGPDREDQPSGEIFAFDPDLEQDPGLDEVERIGIRLLGVPPRLFEMMRRFHFETRRELRLLAMTAPEDYPIASEITEVFTQADRERRAALGVEALDRAIEDRLTSIDLEYVVPATAPTTMARVRDLLQEVYRAFSQEHLLALRPPEVIVRLQDWYFTEFERQGDEEAPTRWDGPTTMPPA; encoded by the coding sequence GTGTCCGCACACAGGAGCGAGGACGGGTTGCCGCTGACCAAGCGTTCCCTGGTGCTTCCCGCGAGCCCGCCGTCGGTCAAGCTGGCGCGCTCGTGGGTCTCGCGCGTGCTCACCGAGATCGGTCGTCACGACCTCGTGGACTCCGCGGCGCTGGGGGTCTCCGAGCTGGTCACCAACGCCCTCATCCACTCCCAGCCGCCGCTGTCGATCCGCATCCGCGGGACCGTCGACCACCCCCGCATCGAGGTGGTCGACTCCTCCCCCGTGCCGCCCCAGCGCGCGCCCATCGCGCCGGACCCCGAGGACGTCGACGACTTCAACGTGACCACCTTCGGGCGCGGGCTCGACCTGGTCGCCATGATGTCGGCGCGGTGGGGCTCCGACCTCGCCCACGACGGCCGCGGCAAGTCGGTCTGGTTCGAGCCCGGCGGCCCCGACCGCGAGGACCAGCCCAGCGGCGAGATCTTCGCCTTCGACCCCGACCTCGAGCAGGACCCCGGCCTCGACGAGGTGGAGCGCATCGGCATCCGGCTGCTCGGCGTGCCCCCGCGGCTGTTCGAGATGATGCGCCGCTTCCACTTCGAGACCCGGCGCGAGCTGCGGCTGCTGGCGATGACCGCGCCCGAGGACTACCCGATCGCCTCCGAGATCACCGAGGTCTTCACCCAGGCCGACCGCGAGCGCCGCGCGGCGCTCGGGGTCGAGGCGCTCGACCGCGCCATCGAGGACCGGCTCACCAGCATCGACCTCGAGTACGTCGTGCCGGCCACGGCCCCGACCACGATGGCGCGCGTCCGCGACCTGCTGCAGGAGGTCTACCGGGCCTTCTCCCAGGAGCACCTGCTGGCGCTGCGCCCGCCCGAGGTCATCGTGCGGCTCCAGGACTGGTACTTCACCGAGTTCGAGCGGCAGGGCGACGAGGAGGCCCCCACCCGCTGGGACGGCCCCACCACCATGCCGCCTGCGTGA
- a CDS encoding fluoride efflux transporter FluC, protein MTPALALLVALGAAVGAPVRYAVGHRLDRDLPHRLPWGTLLVNLVGSLVLGTLVGAAVDGHAMALLGVGFCGGLTTYSSFAVQAVAAGGRRGAAYAVLSVGGCLLCATLGLSLVRALS, encoded by the coding sequence GTGACGCCCGCGCTCGCGCTGCTGGTCGCGCTGGGCGCCGCCGTCGGCGCCCCCGTCAGGTACGCCGTCGGCCACCGCCTCGACCGCGACCTGCCCCACCGGCTGCCGTGGGGCACCCTGCTGGTCAACCTGGTCGGCTCGCTGGTCCTCGGCACCCTCGTCGGGGCGGCCGTCGACGGCCACGCGATGGCGCTGCTGGGCGTCGGGTTCTGCGGCGGGCTGACCACCTACTCGTCGTTCGCGGTCCAGGCGGTGGCGGCCGGGGGCCGTCGCGGGGCGGCGTACGCCGTGCTGTCGGTGGGGGGCTGCCTGCTCTGCGCGACCCTGGGGCTCAGCCTCGTCCGCGCCCTGTCCTAG